Proteins co-encoded in one Paraburkholderia terrae genomic window:
- the phoU gene encoding phosphate signaling complex protein PhoU codes for MTDKHLSSQFDADLNAVSSKVLEMGGLVEAQIVAAMNALNEFDTGIADQVIAAEERLNQMEVEIDEECSNIIARRQPTARDLRLVMAISKTITNLERAGDEAEKIAKRTKRLSEDGASRTINIAEIKLSGDMAVSILRRALDAFARLDTVAAAQIVRDDKAIDEEFRAFVRKLISYMTEDPRLISVGLDFLFIAKAIERIGDHSKNIAEFIIYVVKGTDVRHMGRDALEREALS; via the coding sequence ATGACCGACAAACACCTGTCCAGCCAGTTCGACGCCGATCTGAACGCCGTGTCTTCGAAGGTGCTCGAAATGGGCGGCCTCGTCGAGGCGCAGATCGTCGCTGCGATGAACGCGCTGAACGAATTCGACACCGGTATCGCCGACCAGGTGATCGCCGCAGAAGAACGTCTGAACCAGATGGAAGTCGAGATCGACGAAGAGTGCAGCAACATCATCGCGCGGCGTCAGCCGACGGCGCGCGACCTGCGCCTCGTGATGGCAATCTCGAAGACCATCACGAACCTCGAGCGCGCCGGCGACGAAGCCGAGAAAATCGCCAAGCGCACCAAGCGCCTGTCGGAAGACGGCGCATCGCGCACGATCAACATCGCCGAGATCAAGCTGTCGGGCGATATGGCCGTGAGCATCCTGCGCCGCGCGCTCGATGCGTTTGCGCGCCTCGACACCGTGGCCGCCGCGCAGATCGTGCGCGACGACAAGGCGATCGACGAGGAATTCCGCGCATTTGTGCGCAAGCTGATTTCGTACATGACGGAAGATCCGCGCCTGATCTCCGTCGGGCTCGACTTCCTGTTCATCGCGAAGGCGATCGAGCGGATCGGCGACCACTCGAAGAACATCGCCGAGTTCATCATCTACGTGGTGAAGGGCACGGACGTGCGCCACATGGGCCGCGACGCGCTCGAACGCGAGGCGCTCAGCTGA
- the phoB gene encoding phosphate regulon transcriptional regulator PhoB yields MPSSILVIEDEPAISELISVNLQHAGHCPIRAYNAEQAQNLISDVLPDLVLLDWMLPGKSGIAFARDLRNNERTKHIPIIMLTARGDEQDKVLGLEIGADDYVTKPFSPKELMARIKAVLRRRAPQLTEDVVAINGLKLDPATHRVAAHAEGNEIKLDLGPTEFRLLHFFMTHPERVHSRTQLLDQVWGDHVFVEERTVDVHIKRLRAALKPAGCDAMIETVRGSGYRLAKSA; encoded by the coding sequence ATGCCCAGCAGTATTCTCGTTATCGAAGATGAACCCGCTATTTCCGAGCTGATCTCGGTCAACTTGCAACACGCGGGCCATTGTCCGATTCGTGCGTACAACGCCGAACAGGCGCAGAACCTGATCAGCGATGTGCTTCCCGATCTCGTGCTGCTCGACTGGATGCTGCCGGGCAAATCGGGTATTGCGTTCGCGCGCGACCTGCGCAACAACGAGCGCACCAAGCACATTCCCATCATCATGCTGACGGCGCGCGGCGACGAGCAGGACAAGGTGCTCGGCCTCGAGATCGGCGCCGACGACTACGTGACGAAGCCGTTCTCGCCGAAGGAACTGATGGCGCGCATCAAGGCGGTGCTGCGCCGCCGCGCGCCGCAGCTGACGGAAGACGTGGTTGCGATCAACGGGCTGAAGCTCGACCCGGCCACGCATCGCGTCGCGGCTCATGCGGAAGGCAACGAGATCAAGCTCGATCTGGGTCCGACGGAATTCCGTCTGCTGCACTTTTTCATGACGCACCCGGAGCGTGTCCACAGCCGCACGCAGCTGCTCGATCAGGTGTGGGGCGACCATGTGTTCGTCGAAGAGCGTACGGTCGACGTGCACATCAAGCGTCTGCGCGCCGCGCTCAAGCCGGCCGGCTGCGATGCGATGATCGAGACGGTGCGGGGCAGCGGGTATCGCCTGGCCAAGAGCGCATAA
- the phoR gene encoding phosphate regulon sensor histidine kinase PhoR: MNIIWARSLVSLVLLAVLCVAVGVFVSTKAALTLAVLALLAQGIFSTFHKQRLWRLLDAPVYGEVPSAPGIWGEIYYRLHKLAKRWHAQVRQVEQQHSRFIQAIQASPNGVAMLDDHDQIEWCNAISEEHFGLDAKRDLRQHITHLVRHPDFVRYLNSHHYEEMLIMRGMGDKRQNVISVQVFPYGENRKLVLSQDITELERTDAMRRDFVANVSHELKTPLTVLSGFLETMRELPLDESERVRYLDLMMQQAQRMQHIVSDLLVLATLEGDNKPPSSQMVDMRAVVRHLQDDAQSLSGGRHRITFDADEALTVTGVETEILSAFGNLVTNAIRYTPDGGSISVSWHAQGGQATFCVTDSGLGIPAADIPRLTERFYRVDRSRSRDTGGTGLGLAIVKHVLQRHDAQLEVKSEEGRGSVFTVRFPVARTARLQSTAA; encoded by the coding sequence ATGAACATCATCTGGGCGCGCTCCCTGGTATCGCTTGTGCTCCTCGCTGTGCTATGCGTGGCAGTCGGTGTGTTCGTCAGCACCAAGGCGGCGTTGACGCTCGCCGTGCTCGCGCTGCTCGCGCAAGGCATCTTCAGCACGTTTCACAAGCAGCGCCTGTGGCGTCTGCTTGACGCGCCTGTGTATGGCGAGGTGCCGAGCGCGCCGGGCATCTGGGGTGAGATCTACTACCGGCTGCACAAGCTCGCGAAGCGCTGGCACGCGCAGGTACGTCAGGTCGAGCAGCAGCACTCGCGTTTCATTCAGGCGATCCAGGCGTCGCCGAACGGTGTTGCGATGCTCGACGATCACGATCAGATCGAATGGTGCAACGCGATCTCCGAAGAGCACTTCGGCCTCGATGCGAAACGCGATCTGCGCCAGCACATCACGCATCTCGTGCGTCATCCCGACTTCGTCCGCTACCTGAACTCGCATCATTACGAAGAGATGCTGATCATGCGCGGGATGGGCGACAAGCGCCAGAACGTGATTTCCGTGCAGGTGTTTCCTTACGGCGAGAATCGCAAGCTGGTGCTGTCGCAGGACATTACGGAGCTCGAACGTACCGACGCGATGCGCCGCGATTTTGTCGCGAATGTATCGCACGAGCTTAAGACGCCGTTGACCGTGCTATCCGGTTTTCTCGAAACGATGCGCGAGTTGCCGCTCGACGAGAGCGAGCGCGTGCGGTATCTCGATCTGATGATGCAGCAGGCGCAGCGGATGCAGCATATCGTCAGTGATTTGCTGGTGCTTGCGACGCTGGAAGGCGATAACAAGCCGCCGAGCAGCCAGATGGTCGATATGCGTGCGGTGGTGCGGCATTTGCAGGACGATGCGCAGAGTCTTTCTGGCGGACGTCATCGGATTACGTTCGATGCCGACGAGGCGCTTACTGTGACGGGCGTCGAGACGGAGATCCTCAGCGCGTTTGGCAATCTCGTTACGAATGCGATTAGGTATACGCCTGACGGCGGGTCGATTAGTGTGAGCTGGCATGCTCAAGGCGGGCAGGCCACGTTCTGTGTGACCGATAGCGGGCTCGGGATTCCTGCTGCGGATATTCCGCGGTTGACTGAGCGGTTTTATCGCGTTGATCGGAGTCGGTCGCGGGATACGGGTGGCACCGGGCTTGGGCTTGCTATCGTCAAGCATGTGCTGCAGCGGCATGATGCGCAGCTCGAGGTTAAGAGTGAGGAAGGGCGGGGGAGTGTGTTTACCGTGCGGTTTCCTGTAGCGCGGACTGCGCGGTTGCAGTCGACTGCGGCGTAA
- a CDS encoding ESPR-type extended signal peptide-containing protein has product MNKTYRNVWCAKTGTFIAAAETARAKGKSARSGMRALTCATLLTLGGVAGAAHAGALDGGSTLGGIAADIAYGSGAQTTNAAGGKAAVAIGQNASASNLSGATPNADGTVAVGDSASATDGGVAVGGASYAGSMSTAVGAGATAAMANSVALGANSVANSTTLGTAGFAPVGGTAISAATAAGEVSVGQAGAERRITNVAAGLNPTDAVNVSQLMSEDAKVNNISNNLSNVINGGGIKYFHVNSTQADSVASNTASIAIGPNAYASGPYTIAMGSASTASGGNSIALGVNSVVAANNSLALGPNATTTGTLSIAVGASANVVASQGAVAIGNAATASNAMNAVVMGTGASAIGPGGSDANQSLAMGYFASVTGNSRAMALGASATTSGSGSVAIGGMANASANNSVALGGASTTTANLGAAGYNPGSGTLSGTASAANGEVSVGSAGKERRVTNVAAGSAATDAVNVSQLQSEAAKVNAQGAATAAALGGDSTYNSTTGAITNPTYVVGGSTINNVAGAISNIDARTTQNSSDITNLATAINSGELRLVQQDATTRNITVARSTDGTIIDFAGTAGARKLTGVLAGNVGALSTDAVNGSQLYSLANATASAIGGGSTVNSDGSISAPSYVIGGTTMNNIAGTITNIDARTTQNASDITSIDARTTQIAGDVTNLDARTTQIAGDVTNLDARTTQMSSDITNLTTAINSGELGLVQQDDTTRNITVAKNTDGTIIDFTGTAGARKLTGVLAGNVSASSVDAVNGSQLYSLANATANAIGGGSTVNGDGSISAPSYVIGGTTMNSIAGTITNIDARTTQNSSEITSIDARTTQIAGDVTNLDARTTQMSSDITNLTTAINSGDLGLVQQDDTTRNITVAKTTDGTIVDFTGTAGARKLTGVLAGNVSASSVDAVNGSQLYSVANSTASAIGGGSTVNSDGSISKPSYVIGGTTVNSIGGAVTNIDARTTQLANDVTNLTTSINNGGLGLVEQDATTRNITVAKATDGTIVDFTGTMGARKLTGVHAGDVNASSADAVNGSQLYSLANSTASAIGGGSTVNSDGSISAPSYVIGGTTMNSIAGAITNIDARTTQNASDISSINTALNNITSSGTGIKYFHTNSMLADSQATGSESVAIGGAAVATAANSVALGSNSVANRANTVSVGSAGAERQITNVAAGTADTDAVNVAQLKATGLVGTDGAAKAAVTYDSNVDGSVSYSSVTMGNGVAGGTTIHNVAAGTIDTDAVNVAQMNSALANVTNIAMNAASGSPTFATNGDGSTAAAKATGHHATAMGSNAQASADNSVALGADSVADRENTVSVGSKGHERQITNVAAGTQGTDAVNVDQLNETVAGAVGNLPAGMSAKDYTDQRFNSMQNTVNQVAKNSYAGVAAAMAMPNMTPSQPGNTVVAAGAGSYKSGAALGVGATYRSRNSKWLVNGAVSVTSTGDAGVRAQVGYEF; this is encoded by the coding sequence ATGAACAAGACTTACCGAAACGTTTGGTGCGCAAAGACGGGTACGTTTATCGCCGCAGCCGAAACCGCCAGGGCCAAGGGCAAGTCGGCCCGCAGCGGCATGCGTGCGCTGACTTGCGCAACCCTGCTCACGCTCGGCGGCGTGGCGGGTGCGGCGCACGCAGGCGCGCTGGACGGTGGTTCGACGCTCGGCGGAATCGCTGCCGACATTGCGTACGGCAGCGGCGCTCAAACGACGAACGCAGCAGGCGGTAAGGCGGCTGTGGCGATTGGCCAAAACGCTTCGGCAAGCAATCTCTCGGGCGCGACGCCGAACGCTGACGGAACGGTTGCCGTTGGCGACTCGGCCAGCGCGACGGACGGCGGCGTTGCCGTGGGCGGGGCGAGCTACGCAGGCTCGATGTCGACGGCAGTAGGCGCCGGCGCGACGGCCGCGATGGCTAATTCGGTGGCACTCGGCGCGAACTCGGTGGCCAACTCGACCACGCTCGGCACGGCTGGCTTTGCGCCCGTCGGCGGCACGGCAATCTCGGCAGCGACGGCGGCGGGCGAAGTGTCGGTTGGCCAAGCGGGCGCAGAGCGTCGTATCACGAACGTGGCTGCGGGTCTCAATCCGACCGATGCAGTCAACGTCAGCCAGTTGATGTCGGAGGACGCGAAGGTCAATAACATCAGCAACAACCTCTCGAATGTTATCAACGGTGGCGGTATCAAGTACTTCCATGTGAACTCGACGCAGGCGGACTCTGTGGCATCCAACACCGCCTCCATCGCGATCGGTCCGAACGCCTATGCTTCGGGACCTTACACAATCGCGATGGGCTCGGCTTCGACGGCATCCGGAGGCAACAGCATCGCACTGGGCGTGAATTCCGTCGTAGCAGCAAACAACTCGCTTGCGCTAGGCCCAAACGCGACGACCACGGGAACCCTCAGTATCGCGGTCGGCGCGTCTGCGAACGTTGTTGCATCCCAAGGTGCTGTCGCAATCGGCAACGCCGCAACCGCGAGCAATGCGATGAACGCGGTGGTGATGGGGACGGGTGCGTCGGCGATCGGCCCAGGGGGCAGCGATGCAAACCAGTCGCTCGCAATGGGCTACTTCGCCTCCGTGACGGGCAACTCGCGGGCCATGGCGCTCGGCGCCTCGGCAACGACGAGCGGCTCCGGTAGCGTGGCAATCGGCGGTATGGCGAATGCTTCGGCCAACAATTCCGTAGCGTTGGGTGGCGCTTCGACCACGACCGCGAATCTGGGCGCAGCTGGATACAACCCCGGCTCGGGCACGCTGTCGGGCACGGCATCGGCGGCCAACGGCGAAGTGTCGGTCGGTTCGGCCGGCAAGGAACGGCGCGTCACAAACGTGGCGGCCGGCTCCGCAGCGACGGACGCGGTGAACGTGAGCCAGTTGCAATCTGAAGCTGCGAAGGTCAACGCACAGGGCGCGGCGACAGCGGCAGCGTTGGGCGGCGACTCGACCTACAACTCGACCACGGGCGCGATCACGAACCCGACGTATGTCGTGGGTGGAAGCACCATCAACAACGTGGCCGGCGCAATCAGCAACATCGACGCGCGCACCACGCAGAACTCGAGCGACATCACCAACCTGGCTACGGCGATCAATAGCGGCGAACTCCGTCTGGTTCAGCAAGACGCAACGACGCGCAACATCACGGTCGCCAGATCAACGGACGGCACGATCATCGACTTCGCCGGCACGGCTGGCGCGCGCAAGCTGACGGGCGTACTCGCAGGCAACGTGGGCGCGTTGAGCACCGACGCCGTCAACGGCTCGCAACTGTATAGCCTCGCAAATGCGACGGCCAGCGCGATCGGCGGCGGCTCGACCGTCAACAGCGACGGTTCGATCTCCGCACCGAGCTACGTGATTGGCGGCACGACGATGAACAACATCGCCGGCACCATCACCAATATCGACGCACGCACCACGCAGAACGCGAGCGACATCACCAGCATCGACGCACGCACCACGCAAATCGCCGGCGATGTCACCAACCTCGACGCCCGTACCACGCAAATCGCTGGCGACGTTACCAACCTCGACGCGCGCACCACGCAAATGTCGAGCGATATCACGAACCTGACCACTGCGATCAACAGCGGCGAACTTGGCCTCGTGCAGCAGGACGATACGACTCGCAACATCACCGTCGCGAAGAACACCGACGGCACGATCATCGACTTCACCGGCACGGCTGGCGCGCGCAAACTGACGGGCGTACTCGCCGGTAACGTGAGCGCATCGAGCGTCGACGCCGTCAACGGCTCGCAACTCTATAGCCTCGCAAACGCGACGGCCAACGCGATCGGCGGCGGCTCGACCGTCAACGGTGACGGTTCGATCTCGGCACCGAGCTACGTGATCGGCGGCACGACGATGAACAGCATCGCCGGCACGATCACCAATATCGACGCCCGCACCACGCAGAACTCAAGCGAGATCACCAGCATCGATGCACGTACCACGCAAATCGCCGGCGACGTCACCAACCTCGACGCCCGCACCACGCAAATGTCGAGCGATATCACGAACCTGACCACGGCGATCAACAGCGGCGATCTGGGCCTCGTGCAACAGGACGATACGACGCGCAACATCACCGTCGCGAAGACCACGGACGGCACGATCGTCGACTTCACCGGCACGGCTGGCGCACGCAAGCTGACGGGCGTGCTTGCAGGCAACGTGAGTGCATCGAGCGTCGACGCTGTCAACGGCTCGCAGCTTTATAGCGTCGCGAACTCGACGGCCAGCGCGATCGGCGGCGGCTCGACGGTCAACAGCGACGGCTCGATCTCGAAACCGTCGTATGTGATCGGCGGCACGACGGTCAACAGCATCGGCGGCGCTGTCACCAATATCGACGCGCGTACCACGCAACTGGCGAACGATGTCACCAACTTGACGACGTCGATCAATAACGGCGGACTCGGCCTCGTCGAACAGGACGCAACCACCCGCAACATCACGGTCGCCAAAGCAACGGACGGCACGATCGTCGACTTCACCGGCACAATGGGCGCGCGCAAGCTGACGGGCGTACACGCTGGCGACGTGAACGCATCGAGCGCCGATGCCGTCAACGGCTCGCAGCTTTACAGCCTTGCAAACTCGACGGCCAGCGCGATCGGCGGCGGCTCGACGGTCAATAGCGACGGCTCGATCTCGGCACCCAGCTACGTAATCGGCGGCACGACGATGAACAGTATCGCCGGCGCGATCACCAACATCGACGCCCGCACCACGCAGAACGCGTCGGACATCAGCAGCATCAACACCGCGTTGAACAACATCACTAGCAGCGGAACGGGCATCAAGTACTTCCACACGAACTCGATGCTGGCGGATTCGCAGGCGACGGGTAGCGAATCGGTGGCGATCGGCGGTGCTGCCGTGGCAACGGCGGCCAACTCGGTCGCGCTCGGATCGAATTCGGTCGCGAACCGCGCTAACACGGTTTCCGTAGGCTCAGCGGGCGCCGAACGGCAGATCACGAACGTGGCGGCGGGTACGGCCGATACGGATGCCGTCAACGTCGCACAACTGAAGGCAACTGGTCTCGTCGGCACGGACGGTGCGGCGAAAGCGGCCGTCACCTACGACAGCAACGTAGATGGTTCCGTCAGCTACAGCAGCGTGACGATGGGCAACGGCGTGGCGGGTGGCACGACGATCCACAACGTGGCAGCCGGTACGATCGATACCGACGCCGTGAACGTCGCGCAGATGAACTCGGCGCTCGCCAACGTCACCAACATCGCGATGAATGCGGCCTCGGGCAGCCCGACGTTCGCCACGAACGGCGACGGTAGCACGGCAGCGGCAAAGGCAACCGGTCACCACGCGACGGCGATGGGCTCGAATGCGCAAGCGTCGGCTGACAACTCGGTCGCGCTGGGTGCGGATTCGGTCGCGGATCGCGAGAACACGGTGTCGGTCGGATCGAAAGGCCACGAGCGTCAGATCACCAACGTCGCCGCTGGCACGCAGGGCACGGATGCCGTCAACGTCGATCAGTTGAACGAGACGGTCGCCGGAGCGGTGGGCAATCTGCCGGCAGGCATGAGCGCCAAGGACTATACCGACCAACGGTTCAACTCGATGCAGAACACCGTCAACCAGGTCGCGAAAAACTCGTACGCCGGTGTGGCCGCCGCGATGGCCATGCCGAACATGACGCCTTCGCAGCCTGGCAATACGGTTGTTGCCGCAGGTGCCGGCTCGTACAAGAGCGGCGCGGCGCTGGGTGTCGGCGCGACCTATCGCTCGCGTAACAGCAAGTGGCTCGTCAATGGCGCAGTGTCGGTGACGTCGACGGGCGATGCAGGTGTTCGCGCTCAGGTTGGGTATGAGTTCTAA
- the ppk1 gene encoding polyphosphate kinase 1, translating to MSNRYPLLNRELGILGFNERVLAQAADPAVPLLERLRFICITSSNLDEFFEVRMAGLQEQMRDNPGALSPDGMSLQHCYDLVVERAQKLVHRQYTMLQDTVLPALEDEGIYFHGTEAWNEAQTQWARDYFVNELLPVLTPIGLDPAHPFPRVLNKSLNFVVELEGKDAFGRQAVMGIVQAPRALPRLVRMPQDLSGYPHGFVLLSSLLQRFVGELFPNLAVRSCNQFRITRNSELFVDEDEITNLRVALQGELPARHLGNAVRLEMSAGTPAHLMRRLLDESGLSQKDCYFVDGPVNLVRLMQLPEMVDRPDLKFVPHIPATPPQIANSASLFDVIDQGDVLLHHPYESFQPVLELLLQAAKDPNVVAIKQTIYRTGTDSPLMDALMQAARNGKEVTVVVELLARFDEETNINWASQLEAVGAHVVYGVVGHKCHAKMMLIVRRVSEGGKSILKRYAHLGTGNYHPRTARLYTDFGLMTADQKICEDVHHVFQQLTGIGGELPLHELWQSPFTLHPRLVDAIRAEAEHARAGKRARIVAKMNALLEPTVIAELYEASQAGVKIDLIVRGVCALQPGVEGLSENITVRSIVGRFLEHHRIFYFHDNGREQVYLSSADWMDRNFFRRVEVAFPINNRRLKRRVIAEGLSAFLGDNQAAWLMQSDGHYRRRRPGKSSRNAQMSLLTKFCS from the coding sequence ATGTCCAACCGCTATCCTCTTCTGAACCGCGAGCTGGGCATTCTGGGGTTCAACGAACGCGTGCTCGCACAGGCCGCTGACCCTGCCGTTCCCCTACTCGAACGCTTGCGCTTCATCTGCATCACCAGTAGCAATCTCGACGAATTCTTCGAAGTCCGCATGGCCGGTCTTCAGGAACAGATGCGCGACAACCCGGGCGCGCTGTCGCCCGATGGCATGTCGCTGCAGCATTGCTACGATCTCGTTGTCGAACGCGCGCAGAAGCTCGTGCATCGACAGTACACGATGCTGCAGGACACCGTGCTGCCCGCGCTCGAAGACGAAGGCATTTATTTTCACGGCACGGAAGCGTGGAACGAGGCGCAGACGCAATGGGCTCGCGACTACTTCGTCAATGAACTGCTGCCCGTCCTGACGCCGATCGGTCTCGATCCCGCGCATCCGTTTCCACGCGTGCTGAACAAGAGCCTGAACTTCGTCGTCGAGCTTGAAGGTAAGGATGCGTTCGGGCGTCAGGCCGTGATGGGCATCGTGCAGGCGCCGCGCGCGCTGCCGCGTCTGGTGCGCATGCCGCAGGACCTGTCCGGCTATCCGCATGGCTTCGTGCTGCTCAGTTCGCTGCTGCAACGGTTTGTCGGTGAGCTGTTTCCGAATCTCGCCGTGCGCAGCTGCAACCAGTTCCGCATCACGCGCAACAGCGAGCTGTTCGTCGACGAAGACGAAATCACGAACCTGCGCGTCGCGCTGCAGGGCGAACTGCCCGCGCGGCATCTCGGCAACGCGGTGCGGCTCGAGATGTCGGCGGGAACGCCCGCGCATCTGATGCGGCGCCTGCTCGACGAAAGCGGTCTGTCGCAGAAGGACTGCTACTTCGTCGATGGCCCGGTGAACCTCGTGCGGCTGATGCAGTTGCCCGAGATGGTTGACCGGCCCGATCTGAAGTTCGTCCCGCACATTCCCGCGACGCCGCCGCAGATCGCCAACAGCGCCAGCCTGTTCGACGTGATCGATCAGGGCGACGTGCTGCTGCATCATCCGTACGAAAGTTTTCAGCCGGTCCTCGAATTGCTGCTACAGGCGGCGAAGGACCCGAACGTCGTCGCGATCAAGCAGACCATTTATCGCACGGGCACTGATTCGCCTCTGATGGACGCGCTGATGCAGGCCGCGCGCAACGGCAAGGAAGTCACGGTCGTCGTCGAACTGCTCGCGCGCTTCGACGAAGAGACGAACATCAATTGGGCGTCGCAACTGGAAGCCGTCGGCGCGCATGTCGTGTACGGCGTGGTCGGCCACAAGTGCCACGCGAAGATGATGCTGATCGTGCGGCGCGTGTCGGAAGGCGGCAAGTCGATCCTGAAGCGCTACGCGCACCTGGGCACGGGCAACTATCATCCGCGCACGGCGCGCCTTTATACCGACTTCGGCCTGATGACGGCTGACCAGAAGATCTGCGAAGACGTGCATCACGTGTTCCAGCAATTGACGGGGATCGGCGGCGAGTTGCCGTTGCACGAGTTGTGGCAGTCGCCGTTCACGTTGCATCCGCGGCTCGTCGACGCGATTCGTGCGGAGGCCGAGCATGCGCGCGCAGGCAAGCGCGCGCGGATCGTCGCGAAGATGAATGCTCTGCTCGAACCGACCGTTATTGCGGAACTGTACGAAGCGTCGCAGGCGGGCGTGAAGATCGATCTGATCGTGCGTGGCGTGTGCGCGTTGCAGCCGGGCGTCGAAGGGCTGTCGGAGAACATTACCGTGCGCTCGATCGTCGGGCGGTTTCTCGAACATCACCGCATCTTCTACTTCCATGACAATGGCCGCGAGCAGGTTTATCTGTCGAGCGCGGACTGGATGGATCGCAATTTCTTCCGCCGCGTCGAAGTCGCGTTTCCGATCAACAACCGGCGGTTGAAGCGCCGCGTGATTGCGGAAGGACTGTCGGCGTTTCTCGGTGACAACCAGGCCGCGTGGCTGATGCAAAGCGATGGGCACTATCGCCGGCGCAGGCCGGGGAAATCGTCGCGCAATGCGCAGATGAGCTTGCTGACGAAGTTCTGCTCCTAA
- the ppx gene encoding exopolyphosphatase, with protein MALLNNAPPKAPRMGAFPARMRSSHPMVNTPPLLAAVDLGSNSFRLIVGRVEETEAGSQIYQVDALREPVRLGAGLSREKMLDRASQERGWDALKRFGERLRDFHPDHVRAVATNTLRVAKNAQEFLGEAEAALGFPIEVIAGREEARLIYAGAAHSVPASAGKRLVVDIGGGSTEFIIGSHYTPIRMESLYIGCVSHSRQFFPAGNVDEYTMRQAELAASREIQIISADYRAEGWDQGIGSSGTARALAELVEANGFNDPGITHGISRGGLERLKRALIKAENVNRLKLVALKPDRVPVLAGGLSIMIAVFDELGVEYVDTTDGALRLGVLYDLLGRSQHQDMRTVTVEGFMRRYGVDREQAARIGELAVRFYDQFEEPDAEVREENRMFLGWAAALHEIGLSISHSAYHKHSAYIASNADMPGFSRTDQARLAALVVGHAGKLGKLAQTRDIEWDLLFCLRLAALFCRRRADAGLPEITVAEANGGYEVRLPHSWVSNNPLTDYSLIQEAAEWEKIRTPYRVVYTED; from the coding sequence ATGGCGCTTTTGAACAACGCGCCACCGAAGGCTCCCCGCATGGGGGCTTTCCCCGCGCGCATGAGGTCCTCACACCCGATGGTCAATACTCCGCCACTCCTTGCCGCCGTCGATCTCGGCTCGAACAGCTTCCGTCTGATCGTGGGCCGCGTCGAGGAAACCGAGGCGGGCAGCCAGATCTATCAGGTCGACGCGCTGCGCGAACCCGTGCGCCTGGGCGCAGGCCTGTCGCGCGAAAAAATGCTCGACCGTGCTTCGCAGGAACGGGGTTGGGATGCGCTGAAACGCTTCGGCGAACGCCTGCGCGATTTCCATCCCGATCATGTGCGCGCGGTCGCCACCAACACGCTGCGGGTCGCGAAAAACGCGCAGGAATTTCTCGGCGAAGCGGAAGCGGCGCTCGGCTTCCCCATCGAAGTGATCGCGGGCCGCGAAGAAGCGCGCCTGATCTATGCCGGCGCCGCGCATTCGGTCCCGGCGAGCGCGGGCAAGCGGCTGGTCGTTGATATCGGCGGCGGCTCGACGGAATTCATCATCGGCTCGCACTACACGCCGATTCGAATGGAAAGTCTGTACATCGGCTGCGTGAGTCACAGCCGCCAGTTCTTTCCGGCGGGCAATGTCGACGAATACACGATGCGTCAGGCCGAGCTCGCGGCATCGCGCGAGATCCAGATCATTTCGGCCGACTACAGGGCCGAAGGTTGGGACCAGGGCATCGGTTCGTCGGGCACGGCGCGCGCGCTGGCCGAACTGGTGGAAGCGAACGGCTTCAACGATCCAGGCATCACGCACGGTATTTCGCGTGGCGGCCTCGAACGTTTGAAGCGTGCGCTGATCAAGGCGGAGAACGTCAACCGGCTCAAGCTCGTGGCGCTGAAACCGGACCGTGTGCCCGTGCTGGCGGGCGGCCTGTCGATCATGATTGCCGTGTTCGACGAACTCGGCGTCGAATACGTCGATACGACGGATGGCGCGCTGCGGCTTGGCGTGCTGTATGACCTGCTGGGGCGTTCGCAGCATCAGGACATGCGTACGGTTACGGTTGAAGGCTTTATGCGGCGCTATGGCGTGGATCGCGAGCAGGCGGCGCGTATCGGCGAACTCGCGGTGCGGTTCTATGACCAGTTCGAAGAACCTGATGCCGAAGTGCGCGAAGAGAACCGCATGTTCCTCGGGTGGGCGGCTGCACTGCATGAGATTGGGCTGTCGATTTCGCACAGCGCGTATCACAAGCATTCGGCTTATATCGCGAGCAATGCGGATATGCCGGGGTTTTCGCGTACCGATCAGGCGCGGCTTGCGGCGCTTGTCGTGGGTCATGCCGGTAAGCTCGGCAAGCTTGCGCAGACGCGGGATATCGAGTGGGATTTGCTGTTCTGTCTGCGGCTTGCGGCGCTGTTTTGCCGGCGGCGTGCGGATGCTGGGTTGCCCGAGATTACTGTCGCTGAGGCGAATGGCGGGTATGAAGTGCGACTGCCTCATTCATGGGTTTCGAATAACCCGCTGACGGACTATAGCCTCATTCAGGAGGCGGCTGAGTGGGAGAAGATTCGGACGCCGTATCGCGTGGTGTACACGGAGGATTGA